One genomic window of Rhizomicrobium sp. includes the following:
- a CDS encoding acyl-CoA synthetase — protein sequence MAKSKNKKKSVKAAKAKAPKKRIAKTAAKKKPVAKKAVAKPAQPVTRLPVAKPGMQRRPKSLVRRAVEGAMRAAPRLAPRRGKYDTDLDRNPANYQPLTPLSFLERAAYVFPNYTAIIHGRQTVTYAEFYARSRRLASSLAKAGVKKGDTVAAMLANTPPMLEAHYGVPMAGGVLNALNTRLDPAGLAFILDHGEAKVLITDREFAGVMAEALTLAKVKPIVIDYDDPEFPQTGARLGHIDYEAFVSDGDPDFPWAYPGDEWDAISLNYTSGTTGNPKGVVFHHRGAALMGYGNILAARMRYHPILLWTLPMFHCNGWCFPWSLSVVAGTHVCLRWVRAKAMFDAIADHKVTHLCGAPIVMSTFVNAKPEDRRPLPHTVEFITAAAPPPEAVLAAMSDAGFNVTHVYGLTETYGPAVVNEWSMDWDALDNSHRAAKKARQGVRYHALDALTVMDPETMEPVPADGETMGEVMFRGNVVMKGYLKNPTATKEAFAGGWFHSGDLGVMYPDGYVQLKDRSKDIIISGGENISSIEVEDVLNKHPAVMFAAVVAKEDDKWGETPCAFVELKPGYETVTAEELLEYCRAHLARYKCPRYIVFVELPKTSTGKIQKFRLREMTKEVS from the coding sequence ATGGCCAAGAGCAAAAACAAGAAGAAATCCGTGAAAGCCGCCAAGGCCAAAGCGCCGAAAAAGCGGATCGCGAAGACGGCGGCGAAGAAGAAGCCCGTCGCGAAAAAGGCCGTGGCGAAACCGGCCCAGCCGGTCACGCGCCTGCCCGTCGCCAAGCCGGGGATGCAGCGGCGGCCGAAATCGCTCGTCCGCCGCGCCGTCGAAGGAGCGATGCGCGCCGCGCCGCGGCTCGCCCCGCGCCGCGGCAAATACGACACCGATCTCGACCGCAACCCGGCGAACTACCAGCCGCTGACGCCGCTCTCCTTCCTGGAACGCGCCGCCTATGTCTTTCCCAACTACACCGCGATCATCCACGGACGGCAGACCGTCACCTATGCCGAGTTCTATGCGCGGTCGCGCCGGCTCGCTTCCTCGCTCGCCAAGGCGGGCGTGAAGAAGGGCGACACGGTCGCCGCCATGCTGGCCAACACGCCGCCGATGCTGGAAGCCCATTACGGCGTGCCGATGGCGGGCGGCGTGCTGAACGCGCTGAACACCAGGCTCGATCCCGCCGGGCTGGCCTTCATCCTCGACCATGGCGAGGCGAAGGTCCTGATCACCGACCGCGAATTCGCGGGCGTGATGGCCGAGGCGCTGACGCTCGCCAAGGTGAAGCCCATCGTCATCGACTATGACGATCCGGAATTCCCGCAGACCGGCGCGCGCCTCGGCCATATCGACTACGAGGCCTTCGTCAGCGACGGCGACCCGGATTTCCCCTGGGCCTATCCGGGCGATGAGTGGGACGCGATCTCGCTCAACTACACCTCGGGCACGACGGGCAATCCGAAGGGCGTGGTGTTCCATCACCGCGGCGCGGCGCTGATGGGCTACGGCAATATCCTGGCGGCACGGATGCGGTATCATCCGATCCTTCTGTGGACGCTGCCGATGTTCCACTGCAACGGCTGGTGCTTTCCCTGGTCGCTGTCGGTCGTGGCCGGCACGCATGTCTGCCTGCGCTGGGTGCGCGCCAAGGCGATGTTCGACGCCATCGCCGACCACAAGGTCACGCATCTGTGCGGCGCGCCCATCGTGATGTCGACCTTCGTCAACGCCAAACCGGAAGATCGCCGGCCGCTGCCGCATACGGTGGAGTTCATCACCGCCGCGGCGCCGCCGCCCGAAGCGGTGCTCGCCGCGATGAGCGATGCCGGGTTCAACGTCACCCATGTCTACGGCCTGACCGAGACCTATGGCCCGGCGGTGGTGAACGAGTGGAGCATGGACTGGGACGCGCTCGACAACAGCCACCGCGCGGCGAAGAAGGCGCGCCAGGGCGTGCGCTATCACGCGCTCGACGCGCTGACCGTGATGGATCCCGAGACGATGGAGCCGGTGCCGGCCGACGGCGAGACGATGGGCGAGGTGATGTTCCGCGGCAATGTCGTGATGAAGGGCTATCTGAAGAATCCGACCGCGACCAAGGAAGCCTTCGCGGGCGGCTGGTTCCATTCCGGCGATCTGGGCGTGATGTATCCCGACGGCTATGTGCAGCTCAAGGACCGCTCCAAGGACATCATCATCTCGGGCGGCGAGAACATCTCCTCCATCGAGGTCGAGGACGTGCTGAACAAGCATCCGGCCGTGATGTTCGCCGCCGTGGTCGCCAAGGAGGACGACAAATGGGGCGAGACGCCCTGCGCCTTCGTCGAGCTGAAGCCGGGCTATGAGACCGTCACCGCCGAGGAGCTGCTCGAATATTGCCGCGCCCATCTCGCGCGCTACAAATGCCCGCGCTACATCGTCTTCGTCGAGCTGCCCAAGACCTCCACCGGCAAGATCCAGAAATTCCGGCTGCGGGAGATGACCAAGGAGGTAAGCTGA
- a CDS encoding TCR/Tet family MFS transporter, giving the protein MSDASTPLASRYALAFVFATMLIDTIGLGIIIPVTPAIIKELTGEELSGAAGWGGWLMFVYALMQFLCAPAIGNLSDRFGRRPVLITSLAALAVDYAITGAAPTIAWLFVGRVLSGIAGAAYPTVNAYIADVSPPEKRAANFGLTGAAFGIGFVIGPAIGGIIGDHWGARAPFFVAAAFALANALFGLVVLKESLPPERRRKFEIWRAHPAGTLRALRRFPMMMGLLGVTILMRLAHDALPSTWTFYTMLKFHWTAAQVGYSLMAVGAFTAFSFGVLPRLIVPRIGETRAVYVGLFFTGLGYAGYAFSAQPWMLYAWMSVWALGGVGGPALNAIMSRSVPANEQGELMGALASAGSITSIVAPLLLTNLFAWFTSGRAPVYFPGASFAAAALFELGALAVFMAMQPRLLAQPVGAGRT; this is encoded by the coding sequence TTGAGCGACGCATCGACACCCCTGGCCAGCCGATACGCGCTGGCGTTCGTTTTCGCGACCATGCTGATCGACACGATCGGGCTGGGCATCATCATCCCGGTGACGCCGGCGATCATCAAAGAACTCACCGGCGAGGAGTTGAGCGGCGCGGCCGGCTGGGGCGGCTGGCTGATGTTCGTCTATGCGCTGATGCAGTTCCTCTGCGCGCCGGCCATCGGAAATCTCAGCGACCGGTTCGGCCGCCGGCCGGTGCTGATCACCTCGCTGGCCGCGCTGGCCGTCGATTACGCCATCACCGGCGCGGCGCCGACCATCGCCTGGCTGTTCGTCGGCCGCGTCCTCTCCGGGATCGCGGGCGCCGCCTATCCGACGGTCAACGCCTATATCGCCGACGTCTCGCCGCCGGAGAAGCGCGCGGCGAATTTCGGATTGACCGGCGCCGCCTTCGGCATCGGCTTCGTGATCGGCCCGGCGATCGGCGGGATCATCGGCGACCATTGGGGCGCGCGGGCGCCGTTCTTCGTCGCGGCCGCGTTCGCGCTGGCCAATGCGCTGTTCGGTCTCGTCGTGCTGAAGGAATCGCTGCCGCCGGAGCGCCGGCGCAAATTCGAGATCTGGCGCGCCCATCCGGCGGGTACGCTGCGCGCCCTGCGCCGCTTTCCCATGATGATGGGGCTGCTCGGCGTCACGATCCTCATGCGGCTGGCGCATGATGCCCTGCCGTCGACCTGGACCTTCTACACGATGCTGAAATTCCATTGGACGGCGGCGCAGGTCGGCTATTCGCTGATGGCGGTCGGCGCTTTCACCGCGTTCTCCTTCGGCGTGCTGCCCCGGCTGATCGTGCCGCGCATCGGCGAGACCCGCGCGGTCTATGTCGGACTGTTCTTCACCGGCCTCGGCTATGCCGGCTATGCGTTCTCGGCCCAGCCCTGGATGCTCTATGCCTGGATGTCGGTGTGGGCGCTGGGCGGCGTCGGCGGGCCGGCGCTGAACGCGATCATGTCCCGCAGCGTGCCCGCCAACGAGCAGGGCGAGTTGATGGGGGCGCTGGCGAGCGCCGGCAGCATCACCTCCATCGTGGCGCCGCTGCTGCTGACGAACCTGTTCGCCTGGTTCACCAGCGGGCGCGCACCGGTCTATTTCCCCGGCGCGTCTTTCGCCGCGGCGGCGCTGTTCGAACTCGGCGCGCTGGCCGTGTTCATGGCGATGCAGCCGCGGCTTCTGGCCCAGCCGGTCGGTGCAGGTCGGACGTGA
- a CDS encoding DUF465 domain-containing protein — translation MALQGHIQELSDKHKKLEERIHDEMGHPDWDQAAVAALKKEKLRIKDELERLRNSVH, via the coding sequence ATGGCACTGCAAGGGCATATCCAGGAACTGTCCGACAAACATAAGAAACTCGAAGAACGCATCCACGACGAGATGGGCCATCCCGACTGGGATCAGGCGGCGGTCGCGGCGCTCAAGAAAGAAAAGCTCCGAATAAAAGACGAGCTCGAACGCCTCCGAAACAGCGTTCATTAG
- a CDS encoding UbiX family flavin prenyltransferase, producing the protein MAKVAETQKKERLVVGISGASGVAYGIRLLDALAELEIESHLVVTKAAELTIALETDLKPKAVAAKATRAYAPGDIGAPIASGTFRTKGMIVAPCSVRSWSEIATGVTTGLLTRAADVTLKERRPLILMVRETPLHAGHLRTLAQLAEMGAIVLPPVPAFYDEPHKISDFVDQIVGRALDLMGYDWPAHKRWNGAPKTR; encoded by the coding sequence ATGGCCAAGGTTGCGGAAACCCAGAAAAAAGAACGGCTTGTGGTGGGCATCAGCGGCGCCTCCGGCGTCGCCTATGGCATCAGGCTGCTCGACGCGCTCGCGGAACTGGAGATCGAGTCCCATCTCGTCGTCACCAAGGCGGCCGAGCTGACCATCGCGCTGGAAACCGACCTGAAACCCAAGGCGGTCGCCGCCAAGGCTACCCGCGCCTATGCGCCCGGCGATATCGGCGCGCCGATCGCGTCGGGCACCTTCAGGACCAAGGGGATGATCGTGGCGCCCTGCTCGGTCAGAAGCTGGTCGGAGATCGCCACCGGCGTGACGACCGGCCTTCTGACGCGCGCCGCGGACGTGACGCTGAAGGAACGCCGGCCGCTGATCCTGATGGTGCGCGAGACGCCGCTGCATGCGGGGCATCTGCGGACCCTGGCGCAGCTCGCCGAAATGGGCGCGATCGTGCTGCCCCCGGTGCCGGCGTTCTACGACGAGCCGCACAAGATTTCGGATTTCGTCGACCAGATCGTCGGCCGCGCCCTCGACCTGATGGGCTATGATTGGCCGGCGCATAAGCGCTGGAACGGGGCGCCGAAGACGCGATGA
- a CDS encoding DUF465 domain-containing protein yields MKTQVTRPDEVALRAKLAELTQEHRDLDNAIAALSETGGRDQLQLTRLKKRKLQLKDEISKINDRLLPDIIA; encoded by the coding sequence ATGAAAACCCAAGTCACACGGCCCGACGAGGTCGCGCTCCGGGCCAAGCTGGCGGAACTCACCCAGGAGCATCGCGACCTCGACAACGCCATCGCCGCGCTGTCCGAGACCGGCGGGCGCGACCAGCTTCAACTGACGCGGCTGAAGAAGCGCAAGCTGCAGCTCAAGGACGAGATCTCGAAGATCAATGATCGGCTGCTGCCGGACATCATCGCGTAG
- a CDS encoding amidohydrolase family protein yields MSGRRDFKRIATEEAWSIPEIPKAQLELLRGSCPPDDPSLRMGAMFASFAALQEQLCDIGEGRIRRMDELGIDRQLLLLTAPGVQVLHPREGTELAALSNDRLAAACRKYPDRFSGLAAFAPQDVKGAVAEIERGMTGLGLNGAVLNSHTQGHYLDEPAFEPILEALEHFDAALYIHPTSPPAKWVHPYEFRSFTGALAGFSHEVWMHTMGLIFSGAFDRHPKLRLVIGHAGEAMPLLLYRFDWMQSNADGRPGLRGGQPAVKLKHKVSHYFRNNIWITTSGVAWAPAIKFCQEVLGPDRVLYAMDYPYQVSADEVATYDALDIPLEHKRMLMQTNAEHVFRLPPLG; encoded by the coding sequence GTGAGCGGCAGAAGAGACTTCAAGCGCATCGCCACCGAGGAAGCCTGGAGCATTCCGGAGATTCCCAAGGCCCAGCTCGAATTGTTGCGCGGCTCGTGCCCGCCGGACGATCCGTCGCTGCGCATGGGCGCGATGTTCGCCTCCTTTGCGGCGCTGCAGGAACAGCTCTGCGACATCGGCGAGGGCCGGATCCGGCGCATGGACGAGCTCGGCATCGACCGCCAGCTTCTGCTGCTGACCGCGCCGGGCGTACAGGTGCTGCACCCGCGCGAAGGCACCGAGCTGGCCGCCTTGTCTAACGACCGGCTGGCCGCGGCCTGCCGGAAATATCCCGATCGCTTCTCTGGCCTCGCCGCCTTTGCGCCGCAGGACGTCAAGGGCGCGGTCGCCGAGATCGAGCGCGGCATGACCGGGCTAGGCCTCAACGGCGCGGTGCTCAATTCGCATACCCAGGGCCATTATCTCGACGAGCCGGCCTTCGAACCGATCCTGGAAGCGCTGGAGCATTTCGACGCCGCGCTCTACATCCATCCGACCAGTCCGCCGGCCAAATGGGTCCATCCTTACGAATTCCGCAGCTTCACCGGCGCCCTTGCCGGCTTCTCCCACGAGGTGTGGATGCACACGATGGGGCTGATCTTTTCCGGCGCCTTCGACCGCCATCCCAAGCTCAGGCTGGTCATCGGCCATGCGGGCGAGGCGATGCCGCTGCTGCTCTATCGCTTCGACTGGATGCAATCCAACGCCGACGGGCGGCCGGGCCTGCGCGGCGGCCAGCCCGCCGTGAAGCTCAAGCACAAGGTCTCGCACTATTTCCGCAACAACATCTGGATCACCACCAGCGGCGTCGCCTGGGCGCCGGCGATCAAGTTCTGTCAGGAGGTGCTGGGTCCCGACCGCGTGCTTTACGCGATGGACTATCCCTATCAGGTGTCGGCGGACGAGGTCGCGACCTACGACGCGCTCGACATACCGCTCGAGCACAAGCGCATGCTGATGCAGACCAACGCCGAGCACGTCTTCCGCCTGCCGCCGCTGGGGTGA
- a CDS encoding GGDEF domain-containing protein — protein sequence MKIERTGSSRSARSVGAAAYARQSAVAEPVSTATIGATASVLGIPESEFTPRVRDAIVTLMGEVDNLRRELAATMARLDEAEKNADQDHLVPPLLNRRAFVRELTRYIAFAGRYGTPASLIYFDLNGFKAINDSNGHAGGDAVLKNFAAVLSANVRDSDCVGRLGGDEFGVLLSHADQEQAHRKADILAERLRASPTQWHGQSIPISFAYGAFELKAGDDADVAMARADEAMYAHKRSAR from the coding sequence ATGAAGATCGAGCGGACGGGATCATCGAGGAGCGCGCGGTCGGTCGGCGCCGCGGCCTATGCGCGCCAGTCCGCCGTCGCCGAGCCGGTAAGCACCGCCACCATCGGCGCGACCGCCAGCGTGCTCGGCATTCCGGAAAGCGAATTCACCCCGCGCGTGCGCGACGCCATCGTCACCCTGATGGGCGAGGTCGACAATCTGCGCCGCGAGCTCGCCGCCACCATGGCGCGGCTCGACGAGGCGGAGAAGAACGCCGATCAGGACCATCTGGTGCCGCCGCTGCTCAACCGCCGCGCCTTCGTGCGCGAGCTGACGCGCTACATCGCCTTCGCCGGGCGCTACGGCACGCCGGCGAGCCTGATCTATTTCGACCTGAACGGTTTCAAGGCGATCAACGATTCGAACGGCCATGCCGGCGGCGACGCGGTGCTCAAGAACTTCGCCGCCGTGCTCTCCGCCAATGTCCGCGACAGCGACTGCGTCGGCCGCCTCGGCGGCGACGAGTTCGGCGTGCTGCTCAGCCACGCCGACCAGGAACAGGCGCACAGGAAGGCCGACATCCTGGCGGAGCGGCTGCGGGCCTCGCCGACCCAATGGCACGGCCAGTCGATCCCGATCAGCTTCGCCTATGGCGCGTTCGAGCTCAAAGCCGGCGACGACGCCGACGTCGCGATGGCCCGCGCCGACGAGGCGATGTACGCGCATAAGAGAAGCGCGCGGTAG
- the purE gene encoding 5-(carboxyamino)imidazole ribonucleotide mutase has translation MPAKPLVGLIMGSQSDWPTLKPASEILKNLGVAHESRIVSAHRTPDRMSAYAKRAAGRGLKVIIAGAGGAAHLPGMTASMTTLPVLGVPVESKALKGLDSLLSIVQMPGGVPVATFAIGEAGAKNAALHAAAILALSDKALAKRLAAWRAKQTDAVARAPSDK, from the coding sequence ATGCCCGCCAAACCACTCGTCGGCCTGATCATGGGAAGCCAGTCCGACTGGCCGACGCTCAAGCCTGCCTCCGAGATCCTGAAAAACCTCGGCGTAGCGCATGAGAGCCGGATCGTCTCCGCCCATCGCACCCCCGACCGGATGAGCGCCTATGCCAAGCGGGCGGCGGGGCGCGGCCTGAAGGTGATCATCGCCGGGGCCGGCGGGGCGGCGCATCTGCCGGGCATGACGGCCTCGATGACGACGCTCCCGGTCCTGGGCGTGCCGGTCGAATCCAAGGCGCTGAAGGGCTTGGACAGCCTGCTCTCCATCGTGCAGATGCCGGGCGGCGTGCCGGTCGCGACCTTCGCCATCGGCGAGGCCGGCGCGAAGAACGCGGCGCTGCACGCCGCCGCGATCCTGGCGCTGAGCGACAAGGCGCTGGCCAAGCGGCTGGCGGCCTGGCGTGCGAAGCAGACCGACGCCGTGGCACGCGCGCCGTCCGACAAATGA
- a CDS encoding 5-(carboxyamino)imidazole ribonucleotide synthase: MSAIKTLAAAVPPGGTVGILGGGQLGRMLALAAARLGLKTRVFCDDPKSPASQVCDAHTVGKFEDLDAVGAFAATCDVVTFEFENIPAATIAHIAGIVPVNPGAKALGITQDRFDEKRFVESCALTTSQYLAVGSSDGAATAFTVLGRPGVLKTRRMGYDGKGQAKVATAAECAAAFDSFRGAPSILEGFVDFAFEASVVAARGADGGFAAFDPPENGHENHILRRSTVPGRLTPAQSADAKMIARRIAVALDYVGVLAVELFVLKDGTLLVNEIAPRVHNSGHWTIEACAVSQFEQHVRAVCGWPLGDPARHADAVMENIIGAEADAWERYARRAGALHLYGKGEARPGRKMGHFTTLSPLTKR, translated from the coding sequence ATGAGCGCGATAAAGACATTGGCGGCGGCCGTTCCGCCGGGCGGCACGGTCGGGATTCTCGGCGGCGGGCAGCTTGGCCGGATGCTGGCGCTGGCGGCGGCGCGGCTGGGCCTGAAGACGCGGGTGTTCTGCGACGATCCGAAATCGCCGGCGTCGCAGGTGTGCGACGCGCACACGGTCGGCAAGTTCGAGGACCTCGACGCGGTGGGCGCGTTCGCCGCGACCTGCGATGTCGTGACCTTCGAGTTCGAGAACATTCCGGCGGCGACCATCGCGCATATCGCGGGGATCGTCCCGGTGAATCCCGGTGCCAAGGCGCTTGGCATCACGCAGGACCGCTTCGACGAAAAGCGGTTCGTCGAAAGCTGCGCCTTGACGACGTCGCAATACCTCGCCGTGGGCAGCAGCGACGGCGCCGCCACGGCATTCACGGTGCTGGGGCGGCCCGGCGTGCTGAAGACCCGGCGCATGGGCTATGACGGCAAGGGTCAGGCGAAGGTTGCGACCGCGGCGGAATGCGCGGCGGCGTTCGACAGCTTCCGCGGCGCGCCTTCGATCCTGGAAGGCTTCGTCGATTTCGCCTTCGAAGCCTCGGTCGTGGCGGCGCGCGGCGCCGATGGCGGCTTCGCGGCGTTCGATCCGCCGGAGAACGGCCACGAAAACCACATCCTGCGGCGGTCTACGGTTCCGGGACGGCTGACGCCGGCGCAGAGCGCGGACGCCAAAATGATCGCGCGCAGAATCGCGGTTGCGCTCGACTATGTCGGCGTGCTGGCGGTGGAATTGTTCGTGCTGAAGGACGGCACGCTCCTGGTCAACGAGATCGCGCCCCGGGTGCACAATTCGGGTCACTGGACCATCGAGGCCTGCGCCGTCAGCCAGTTCGAGCAGCATGTCCGCGCGGTATGCGGCTGGCCGCTGGGCGATCCGGCGCGCCACGCCGACGCGGTGATGGAGAACATCATCGGCGCCGAGGCCGATGCCTGGGAACGCTATGCTCGGCGGGCCGGGGCGCTGCACCTCTACGGCAAGGGCGAGGCGCGGCCGGGCCGCAAGATGGGACACTTCACCACGCTGAGCCCGTTGACGAAGCGCTGA
- a CDS encoding aspartate-semialdehyde dehydrogenase, translating to MKKNPTIAIVGATGAVGAEFIGCLEARNFPVGTLKALASARSAGRTLGFRGETIVVEALTEKSFDGVDIALFSAGGGISRAFAPVAVKAGAVVVDNSSAFRMDPDVPLVIPEINARRIQEHKGIIANPNCSAITALVPLWPIHRKNRIKRVILSTYQAASGAGAAAMQELVDSTRAYLDGKPFAPKVLPHPYAFNVFNHNTAIDPDTGYNDEETKVIKETRKIFEDDAIAIGVTCVRVPVLRAHSEAITFECENPITEDEVRAILSDAPGVKIVDDRAKNYFPMPLDASGQGDILVGRIRRDLSDPTGHSIAMFVAGDQLLKGAALNAVQIAEYLL from the coding sequence ATGAAGAAGAATCCCACCATTGCCATCGTCGGCGCCACCGGCGCGGTCGGCGCCGAATTTATCGGCTGCCTTGAGGCGCGCAACTTCCCGGTGGGCACGCTGAAGGCGCTGGCCAGCGCGCGTTCGGCCGGCAGGACGCTGGGCTTTCGGGGCGAGACGATCGTCGTCGAGGCGTTGACGGAGAAATCTTTCGACGGCGTCGACATCGCGCTGTTCTCGGCCGGCGGCGGCATCTCGCGCGCATTCGCGCCGGTGGCGGTGAAGGCGGGCGCGGTGGTGGTCGACAATTCCTCGGCCTTCCGGATGGATCCCGACGTGCCGCTGGTGATCCCGGAGATCAACGCGCGCCGCATCCAGGAGCACAAGGGCATCATCGCCAATCCGAACTGCTCGGCGATCACCGCGCTGGTGCCGCTGTGGCCGATCCATCGCAAGAACCGCATCAAGCGCGTGATCCTGTCGACCTATCAGGCGGCGAGCGGCGCCGGCGCGGCGGCGATGCAGGAGCTGGTGGATTCCACCCGCGCCTATCTCGACGGCAAGCCGTTCGCGCCCAAGGTTCTGCCGCATCCCTATGCCTTCAACGTGTTCAACCACAACACGGCGATCGATCCCGACACCGGCTACAACGACGAAGAGACCAAGGTCATCAAGGAGACCAGGAAGATCTTCGAGGACGACGCCATCGCCATCGGCGTGACCTGCGTGCGCGTGCCGGTGCTGCGCGCCCATAGCGAAGCCATCACCTTCGAATGCGAGAACCCGATCACCGAAGACGAAGTGCGGGCGATCCTGTCGGATGCGCCGGGCGTGAAGATCGTCGACGACCGGGCGAAGAATTATTTCCCGATGCCGCTCGATGCCAGCGGCCAGGGCGACATCCTCGTCGGGCGCATCCGCAGGGATTTGAGCGATCCGACGGGACATTCGATCGCGATGTTCGTCGCCGGCGACCAGCTTCTCAAGGGCGCGGCGCTGAACGCGGTGCAGATCGCGGAGTATCTGCTCTAA
- a CDS encoding DUF2283 domain-containing protein: protein MKIHFDPETDALYLTFSDQAIVETDEVRPGVMFDLDASGRVVAIEVLKASQTLADTDLNTLVPQVA from the coding sequence GTGAAGATACACTTCGATCCCGAGACCGATGCGCTGTACTTGACCTTTTCCGATCAGGCCATCGTTGAAACCGACGAGGTGCGCCCAGGGGTCATGTTCGATCTCGATGCATCGGGGCGCGTGGTTGCCATCGAAGTGCTGAAAGCGTCACAGACCCTGGCCGACACGGATTTGAATACGCTGGTCCCGCAAGTCGCTTAG
- a CDS encoding COQ9 family protein: MAPRKKPLDDSALKAKVLAAALPHIVFDGFTDKTLANAAKEAGVAKDRLARLFPEGALGLVEAFSEDADAAMEKHLAAMDLKAMKIRARIVAAVMARIEALRPHKEAARRAAAFLTLPPHAALGAKLVWRTADAMWRAVGDTATDFNFYTKRTILAGVYTATMMRWFTDTSADESETAKFLADRIENVMQFEKFKAQAKEALSRLPSLADVLATLNTRRG, from the coding sequence ATGGCGCCGCGCAAGAAACCGCTCGACGATTCCGCCTTGAAGGCCAAGGTGCTCGCGGCGGCGCTGCCGCACATCGTGTTCGACGGCTTCACCGACAAGACACTGGCGAACGCGGCCAAGGAGGCCGGCGTCGCCAAGGACAGGCTGGCGCGGCTCTTCCCCGAAGGCGCGCTCGGTCTGGTCGAGGCGTTCTCGGAAGACGCCGACGCGGCCATGGAAAAGCATCTGGCCGCGATGGACTTGAAGGCAATGAAGATCCGCGCCCGCATCGTCGCCGCCGTGATGGCCCGCATCGAGGCGCTGCGCCCGCACAAGGAAGCCGCGCGGCGGGCCGCCGCCTTCCTCACGCTGCCGCCGCACGCGGCGCTCGGCGCGAAGCTGGTCTGGCGCACGGCGGACGCGATGTGGCGCGCCGTCGGCGACACCGCGACGGATTTCAATTTCTATACCAAGCGCACGATCCTGGCCGGCGTCTACACCGCCACGATGATGCGCTGGTTCACCGACACCAGCGCGGACGAGAGCGAGACCGCGAAATTCCTCGCCGACCGCATCGAGAACGTGATGCAATTCGAGAAATTCAAGGCGCAGGCGAAGGAGGCGCTGAGCCGGCTGCCATCGCTTGCGGATGTGCTCGCGACGTTGAACACGCGGCGTGGGTGA
- the def gene encoding peptide deformylase, which produces MAILKIARMGHPVLAQMAQPVANPGAPEIRRLISDMIETMIDANGAGLAAPQVHVPLRVVVFQAPEGRSDPGLSEAERFDHTAPLTVLINPQIEIVGPELDGGWEGCLSVPGLRGYVERPFHIRYRGHDLDGRVVSRAAKGFHARVVQHECDHLDGRLYPSRMTDLGKLIFESEAKHWTSGG; this is translated from the coding sequence ATGGCTATTTTAAAAATTGCCCGGATGGGCCATCCCGTCCTCGCCCAAATGGCGCAACCCGTCGCCAATCCGGGGGCGCCGGAAATCCGCCGCCTCATCTCCGACATGATCGAGACCATGATCGACGCCAACGGCGCCGGCCTCGCCGCGCCCCAGGTGCATGTCCCCCTGCGCGTGGTGGTGTTCCAGGCGCCCGAGGGGCGCAGCGATCCGGGCCTGTCGGAGGCCGAGCGCTTCGACCACACCGCGCCCCTGACCGTGCTGATCAACCCGCAGATCGAGATCGTCGGACCCGAGCTGGACGGCGGCTGGGAGGGCTGCCTGTCGGTGCCGGGGCTGCGCGGCTACGTCGAGCGGCCTTTCCACATCCGCTATCGCGGCCACGACCTCGATGGCCGCGTCGTGTCGCGCGCCGCCAAGGGCTTCCACGCCCGCGTCGTGCAGCACGAATGCGATCATCTCGACGGGCGGCTCTATCCCAGCCGCATGACCGACCTCGGCAAGCTGATCTTCGAGAGCGAAGCGAAACATTGGACGTCGGGCGGCTGA
- the rpsU gene encoding 30S ribosomal protein S21: MQIIVRDNNIDQALKALKKKMQREGIFREMKLRGHYEKPSEKRARERAEAIRRYRKLQRKRLQREGLLPR, from the coding sequence TTGCAGATCATCGTTCGCGACAACAACATCGACCAGGCGCTGAAGGCGCTGAAGAAGAAGATGCAGCGCGAAGGCATCTTCCGCGAGATGAAGCTTCGGGGCCATTACGAGAAGCCGAGCGAGAAGCGCGCCCGCGAGCGGGCCGAGGCGATCCGCCGCTATCGCAAGCTGCAGCGCAAGCGCCTGCAGCGCGAGGGCCTCTTGCCGCGCTGA